The Spartobacteria bacterium genome window below encodes:
- a CDS encoding adenylosuccinate lyase yields the protein MDSLNLLTAISPIDGRYADKVTALQSCFSEFALIKNRVCVELAWLKALCDLAELKELQPLNGDERAYLDSIAAQFDPQEAQCVKDIERTTNHDVKAVEYYVKNKLAGTSLISRSEFVHFACTSEDINNLSHALMLRDGLAVLLPAMQQVEDHLAKLAKEYSAIPMLARTHGQTASPTTVGKELAVVVARLRRQRLSAASVKLMGKMNGAVGNFNAHLSAYPDIDWQEVSRKVIEDDLGLKQNPLTIQIEPHDYMAELFDALSRWNTILIDIDRDLWTYISLGYFRQKTIAGEVGSSTMPHKVNPIDFENSEGNCGLANAIFQHLSSKLPISRMQRDLTDSTVLRNMGVGFAYTLIACKSSLKGLSKLQINEERIAADLNNAWEVLAEPIQTVMRKAGIEKPYEKLKELTRGQRIDAETIRSFVSTLELEDEDKQRLTEMSPATYIGIAELLCQKI from the coding sequence ATGGATTCATTAAACCTTCTTACGGCCATTTCACCTATCGACGGCCGCTATGCCGACAAAGTCACCGCCTTGCAGTCCTGTTTTTCGGAGTTCGCCTTGATTAAGAACCGCGTTTGCGTGGAACTGGCCTGGCTCAAAGCCCTCTGCGACCTCGCGGAACTCAAGGAACTCCAGCCGCTGAACGGCGACGAACGCGCCTACCTGGATTCAATTGCTGCGCAGTTTGATCCGCAGGAGGCACAATGCGTGAAAGACATCGAACGTACGACCAATCATGACGTTAAAGCCGTGGAATATTATGTGAAAAACAAACTGGCGGGGACATCGCTGATCAGCCGATCGGAATTCGTTCATTTCGCCTGCACGTCGGAAGATATCAACAATCTATCCCATGCCTTAATGCTGCGCGATGGATTGGCCGTTCTGCTTCCGGCTATGCAGCAGGTGGAAGATCATCTGGCCAAACTGGCGAAAGAATACAGTGCCATTCCGATGCTGGCACGCACGCATGGCCAAACGGCGTCGCCAACCACTGTGGGCAAGGAACTGGCTGTCGTGGTCGCCCGTCTGCGTCGTCAACGTCTAAGTGCGGCATCCGTAAAACTGATGGGCAAAATGAATGGCGCGGTGGGGAATTTCAATGCGCATCTCTCGGCTTATCCGGACATCGACTGGCAGGAAGTTTCACGCAAGGTGATCGAGGATGATCTGGGATTGAAACAGAATCCGCTGACCATCCAGATTGAACCCCATGATTATATGGCGGAGCTGTTCGACGCACTGTCGCGCTGGAACACCATTTTAATCGATATTGACCGCGATTTATGGACTTACATTTCGCTGGGATATTTCCGGCAGAAAACCATTGCCGGCGAAGTGGGTTCTTCCACCATGCCGCACAAGGTGAATCCCATCGATTTTGAAAACAGCGAGGGCAACTGCGGTCTGGCCAATGCCATTTTCCAGCATCTGTCATCGAAACTCCCCATCTCCCGTATGCAGCGTGATTTAACGGATTCCACCGTGCTTCGCAATATGGGCGTGGGTTTCGCCTATACGCTGATTGCCTGTAAATCGTCGCTGAAAGGGTTGAGCAAATTACAGATCAACGAAGAACGTATTGCGGCGGATCTGAATAATGCATGGGAAGTGCTGGCGGAACCCATTCAGACGGTTATGCGTAAAGCGGGCATCGAAAAGCCCTATGAAAAACTGAAGGAATTAACGCGCGGTCAGCGCATTGATGCCGAAACCATCCGCTCTTTTGTGTCCACACTGGAACTGGAAGACGAAGATAAACAGCGCCTTACGGAGATGTCTCCGGCAACGTATATTGGTATTGCCGAACTGCTCTGCCAAAAGATCTAG
- a CDS encoding EamA family transporter, with translation MLKLLLVSIIWAFSFPLIGHRLRSVDPYFVAMVRMALSLAVFLPFYRWRTLPWKKQGQLLVCGALQYGVMYVCYLQSYQYLKSHEIALLTILTPIYTTLCFDVFSKRFHGVHFGAAILSVAGVAIIKYTAVSAQDVMIGIILVQTSNIAFAFGQVFYRCIMADYPALGNVTIFAPLYAGAFLLTLCVSLAKTPFTQLQVTPQQWSILLYLGIIASGVCFFLWNAGARQINAGALAIFNNLKIPLAMIVSVVFFGETAHWSRLIIGTAIALSALAMNEIYERKSTRV, from the coding sequence ATGCTGAAACTGCTGCTTGTTTCTATCATCTGGGCCTTTTCCTTTCCGCTTATCGGACATCGCCTGCGTTCTGTCGACCCGTATTTCGTGGCGATGGTGCGTATGGCGTTGTCGCTGGCGGTCTTTCTACCGTTTTATCGCTGGCGGACGTTGCCATGGAAAAAACAAGGACAGCTTCTGGTATGCGGGGCATTGCAGTACGGGGTTATGTATGTGTGTTATCTACAATCATATCAGTATCTTAAATCCCATGAAATTGCATTGCTGACCATCCTCACACCCATCTACACAACCTTGTGTTTTGATGTCTTTTCAAAGCGATTCCATGGCGTACATTTCGGTGCCGCCATCCTCTCCGTGGCGGGCGTGGCCATTATTAAATACACCGCTGTCAGTGCACAGGATGTGATGATTGGAATCATTCTGGTGCAGACATCAAACATCGCCTTTGCCTTCGGACAAGTCTTTTATCGATGCATCATGGCCGACTATCCAGCACTGGGAAACGTCACCATTTTTGCGCCGCTGTACGCCGGAGCGTTCTTACTGACCCTCTGCGTATCACTGGCAAAAACGCCGTTCACCCAGTTACAAGTCACGCCGCAGCAATGGAGCATTTTGCTATATCTTGGAATCATCGCCTCGGGAGTGTGCTTCTTCCTGTGGAATGCCGGGGCACGCCAGATTAATGCGGGCGCATTGGCCATCTTTAATAATCTGAAAATACCGCTGGCCATGATCGTATCCGTTGTCTTCTTCGGTGAAACAGCCCACTGGAGCCGGCTCATCATTGGTACAGCCATTGCCCTTAGCGCATTGGCCATGAACGAAATCTACGAACGAAAATCTACCCGCGTCTAA